A single genomic interval of Acidovorax sp. 1608163 harbors:
- a CDS encoding LysR substrate-binding domain-containing protein, translating to MPNDPNAPAIQRTRPVAVGHWRAFLAVARHLNFRAAADEMALTQSAVSRQIQALEEEVGVPLFLRHTRAVELTSAGAQLQRAVVPALERMDAAVRLVRQTAGRKSVAITTWASFASMWLIPRMEEFQHQHPGIDLRIDASDVSVDLDTSDVDIALRYALPGPGMQGARRLCGEQLAVVASPWLLKTAPPIRKPADLAQFTLIEAGDAHRTQHLEWLSWRRWFDVQQCPKLQPQRWLYFNYAHQIVQATLSGQGLALARMPLIADALASGDLIEVLPGHRLDSPLAYWMLVGPRSGHRPEVQAFSAWLETQAAATRAAIGDVPDPDTQDHLD from the coding sequence ATGCCCAACGACCCCAACGCCCCCGCCATCCAACGCACCCGTCCCGTCGCCGTGGGGCACTGGCGCGCCTTTCTGGCCGTGGCCCGGCACCTGAACTTCCGGGCCGCGGCCGATGAGATGGCCTTGACCCAATCGGCCGTGAGCCGCCAGATCCAGGCGCTGGAAGAAGAAGTGGGTGTACCCCTGTTTTTGCGCCACACCCGCGCGGTGGAGCTGACCAGCGCGGGTGCACAACTGCAACGCGCCGTGGTGCCCGCCCTGGAGCGCATGGACGCCGCAGTGCGCCTGGTGCGCCAGACCGCCGGGCGCAAAAGCGTGGCCATCACCACCTGGGCCAGCTTTGCGTCGATGTGGCTGATTCCGCGCATGGAGGAGTTTCAGCACCAGCACCCGGGCATTGACCTGCGCATTGATGCCAGCGACGTGAGCGTGGACCTGGACACCTCGGACGTGGACATTGCCCTGCGCTACGCCCTGCCCGGCCCCGGCATGCAGGGCGCACGCCGCCTGTGTGGCGAGCAACTGGCCGTGGTGGCCAGCCCCTGGCTGCTGAAAACAGCGCCCCCCATCCGCAAACCGGCCGACCTGGCCCAGTTCACCCTGATTGAAGCAGGCGACGCGCACCGCACCCAGCACCTGGAGTGGCTGAGCTGGCGGCGCTGGTTTGATGTGCAGCAGTGCCCCAAGCTGCAGCCCCAGCGCTGGCTGTACTTCAACTACGCGCACCAGATCGTGCAGGCCACGCTCAGCGGCCAGGGGCTGGCGCTGGCCCGCATGCCGCTGATTGCCGACGCGCTGGCCTCGGGCGACCTGATCGAGGTGCTGCCGGGGCACCGGCTGGATTCGCCGCTGGCCTACTGGATGCTGGTGGGCCCGCGCAGCGGGCACCGGCCCGAGGTGCAGGCCTTCAGCGCCTGGCTGGAGACCCAGGCCGCCGCCACCCGCGCCGCCATTGGCGATGTCCCCGACCCCGATACGCAAGACCATCTGGACTGA
- a CDS encoding DUF2917 domain-containing protein: MPCHVVPASQSSVSPASPAALLAGCWKLEARRALSLRPREPGVLEIAQGRAWVTLTGAAQALPADHVLHAGDRLSLLPGQHAVVEAWGLPGAVDAAGALAFRWDCALPAAGLVASAPVRAEGAAAVVVCWDRAVAQPLRDLRLALGQGGRAVVGAAADAAGAVGRLVLGLARFAAYRLAGAWPRRLA, from the coding sequence ATGCCATGCCATGTTGTTCCCGCATCGCAATCCTCCGTGAGTCCCGCCAGCCCCGCCGCCCTGTTGGCGGGATGCTGGAAGCTGGAGGCACGCCGCGCCCTCTCACTGCGCCCGCGTGAGCCTGGTGTGTTGGAAATTGCCCAGGGCCGGGCCTGGGTCACGCTGACCGGGGCCGCACAGGCCTTGCCCGCAGACCACGTGCTGCACGCCGGAGACCGCCTGAGCCTGTTGCCCGGCCAGCATGCGGTGGTCGAGGCCTGGGGGCTGCCTGGCGCGGTGGATGCTGCTGGCGCGCTGGCCTTTCGCTGGGACTGTGCCCTTCCCGCAGCAGGCCTTGTGGCATCTGCCCCTGTGCGTGCCGAGGGGGCTGCTGCCGTGGTGGTGTGCTGGGACCGCGCTGTGGCGCAACCCCTGCGCGATTTGCGCCTGGCCCTGGGGCAGGGCGGCCGCGCCGTGGTGGGGGCTGCGGCCGATGCCGCGGGTGCGGTGGGGCGGCTGGTGCTGGGCCTGGCGCGGTTTGCGGCCTACCGCCTGGCAGGGGCGTGGCCGCGCAGGCTGGCCTGA
- the glmU gene encoding bifunctional UDP-N-acetylglucosamine diphosphorylase/glucosamine-1-phosphate N-acetyltransferase GlmU encodes MTQLDILIMAAGKGTRMKSRTPKVLQRLAGRPLLHHVLDQAAHLQARSAIVITGHGATEVEAATAGAASAAGSFDLKFVRQEPQLGTGHAVQQAVPHLRDDGTAVVLSGDVPLTQADTLRALVAASEGRKLALLTVTLPDPTGYGRIVRNAEGAVQGIVEHKDATEAQRAITEVYSGIMAVPARLLTPWLARLTNHNAQGEYYLTDIVAMAVADGVPVVAHRITDALQVAGVNSPLQLAELERAHQLRQARGLMEQGVRLADPARFDLRDDTRTGVRGELVCGQDVEIDVNCVFTGRVELGEGVSIGANCCIANARIAAGAVIHPYTHIDGEKAGATVGEGALIGPFARLRPGAQLGREVHIGNFVEVKNSTLADGAKANHLAYLGDATVGERVNYGAGSITANYDGANKHRTVIEADVHVGSNCVLVAPVTIGAGGTVGGGSTITKSTEPGALSVARGKQVSIANWQRPKKQPKA; translated from the coding sequence ATGACGCAACTCGACATTCTCATCATGGCGGCCGGCAAGGGCACGCGCATGAAAAGCCGCACCCCCAAAGTGCTGCAACGCCTGGCTGGGCGCCCGCTGCTGCACCATGTGCTGGACCAGGCCGCGCACCTGCAGGCCCGCAGCGCCATCGTCATCACGGGGCACGGTGCTACAGAAGTAGAAGCGGCTACCGCTGGCGCAGCAAGCGCTGCAGGCAGTTTTGACCTCAAATTTGTGCGGCAGGAGCCGCAGTTGGGCACCGGCCACGCGGTGCAGCAGGCCGTGCCCCACCTGCGTGACGATGGCACGGCGGTCGTCCTCTCGGGCGATGTGCCCCTGACCCAGGCCGACACCCTGCGCGCCCTGGTGGCCGCCAGCGAAGGCCGCAAGCTGGCCCTGCTGACGGTGACCCTGCCCGACCCCACGGGCTACGGCCGCATCGTGCGCAACGCCGAAGGCGCCGTGCAAGGCATCGTCGAGCACAAAGACGCCACGGAAGCCCAGCGCGCCATCACCGAGGTCTACAGCGGCATCATGGCCGTGCCCGCGCGGCTGCTCACGCCCTGGCTGGCGCGGCTCACCAACCACAACGCGCAGGGCGAGTACTACCTCACCGACATCGTCGCCATGGCCGTGGCCGACGGTGTGCCCGTGGTCGCCCACCGCATCACCGACGCATTGCAGGTGGCGGGCGTGAACAGCCCGCTGCAACTGGCCGAACTGGAGCGCGCCCACCAGCTGCGCCAGGCCCGAGGGCTGATGGAGCAAGGCGTGCGCCTGGCCGACCCCGCCCGCTTTGACCTGCGCGACGACACCCGCACCGGCGTGCGCGGCGAGCTGGTCTGCGGGCAGGACGTGGAGATTGACGTGAACTGCGTCTTCACCGGCCGCGTGGAGCTGGGCGAGGGCGTGAGCATTGGCGCCAACTGCTGCATTGCCAATGCACGCATCGCGGCGGGCGCGGTGATCCACCCCTACACCCACATCGACGGCGAAAAGGCCGGAGCCACCGTGGGCGAGGGCGCCTTGATCGGCCCCTTTGCCCGCCTGCGCCCCGGCGCGCAGCTGGGCCGCGAGGTCCACATCGGCAACTTTGTCGAAGTGAAGAACAGCACGCTGGCCGACGGTGCCAAGGCCAACCACCTGGCCTACCTGGGCGACGCCACGGTGGGTGAGCGCGTGAACTACGGCGCAGGCAGCATCACCGCCAACTACGACGGCGCCAACAAGCACCGCACGGTGATCGAGGCCGATGTGCACGTGGGCAGCAACTGCGTGCTGGTGGCGCCGGTGACGATTGGCGCGGGTGGCACGGTGGGTGGCGGCAGCACCATCACCAAGAGCACCGAGCCTGGCGCACTGAGCGTAGCGCGTGGCAAACAAGTCAGCATTGCCAACTGGCAACGCCCGAAGAAGCAGCCGAAGGCTTGA